Below is a window of Paraburkholderia azotifigens DNA.
TGCTGAGACGGCTGGGTGACGTTCGACTGACGCCCGATACTGCGGCCGCCGCCCATGCGTTTCGCTTCGGCGTCGAGCGAGGCCAGCGTGCCGACAGAGATCAGGCCGACCATCGCGATCAGTCCGATTCTCCTCGCCCAAGACCTCTTAACCTTACAACGAGATGACGGATTCGAATCAGACATTTTCTCAATTTCCTTTAAAAACGAGAGGTTAGGGACATTAGTATTTCGTCCCCACATGCAAGGCTACCACGCCAGCTGACAAATTGTAATATTTGACGGCATCGAGGCCAGCTTGTTCCATCATCGTTTTTAAAGTTTCCTGGTCCGGATGCATCCGGATCGATTCCGCGAGGTAGCGATAGCTGTCGGCGTCCCTGGCGAAGCGATCGCCCAGCCACGGGAGCACCTTGAAAGAATAGACGTCGTAGGCCTTTTTAAGCGGATCCCAGACCTTCGAAAATTCCAGCACCAGAAGGCGCCCGGCCGGTTTCAGCACACGGCACATTTCCGCAAGCGCGGCATCCTTGTGCGTCATGTTGCGCAAGCCGAATGCCACCGTGACCACGTCGAAGTAGTTGTCCGGGAACGGTATCTTCTCGGCGTCGCACAGCAGCGTCGGCGTAATGACGCCTTTGTCGATGAGGCGGTCGCGGCCCACGCGCAGCATCGATTCGTTGATGTCCGTGTGCCACACTTCGCCCGTCTCGCCCGCGCGTTTCGCGAATGCCTTCGACAGATCGCCCGTGCCGCCCGCGATGTCGAGCACCTTGTAGCCCGGCCGCACGTTGGCCTGCGCGATCGTGAACGCCTTCCACGCGCGGTGCAGCCCGCCCGACATCAGATCGTTCATCAGGTCATAGTTGGAGGCGACCGAGTGGAACACGCCGGCCACTTTCTTCGCTTTTTCCTGTTCGTCGACTGTCTGATAGCCGAAGTGGGTTTTGGTCATCGCGCTTCGTCCTTTCGCGTATTCTGAAAATTGTTGCGCCGCACCCAGGCGGCGTGCCGGCCGAATCGTATCAGTGTCTGTGGCCGTGCGCTGGACTGGATACGGGCATCGGCGCGTCGCGCTCGACGCCCGCTGCCTGAAGTTTGTCGAAATACTCGGCCCAGAGTTCGTCCTGCCGGGTCGCGAGATCCCATAGCAGATCCCACGAATAGATGCCCGTGTTGTGGCCGTCGGAAAAAGTGGGCTGCAGCGCATAGTTGCCGACGCCTTCGAGCGCCGTGATCGTCACTTCGCGCTTGCCCGTCTGCAGCGTTTCCTGGCCGGGGCCGTGGCCGCGCACTTCGGCGGAGGGAGAATAGACGCGCATCAGTTCGAACGGCACGCGGTAACTGTTGCCGTTCGCGTACTGCAGTTCGAGTACGCGTGACACGGCATGAACGACGACGCCGGTGGGGACCGGCGTGTCGGGTTTCAATCCACTCATGATGACCTCAGGCGAGAGCGTGTTCGATTTCGCCGCGCACCGCTTCGCGCAGCAGCGTCGCCTGCGCGCGCCGCTGCGACAGCATCACCTCGGAGACCGTACGCTGGCGCGGCGCCCAGATGGGCAGCGGGAAATGCGCGTCGTTGGAAAAACGCGGGATCACGTGCCAATGCACGTGCGGCACCTGGTTGCCGAGGCTCGCCAGGTTCACCTTGACGGGCTGCAGGATGCGCCGGATCGCGCGCTCGACCGCGTACACCACGCGCATCACGCGATCGCGCTCGCCGTCGCCCAGATCGGAGAACTCGGCGACATGCCTGTTCCAGATCACACGGCAAAAGCCGGGATAGTCGTGTTCGTCGGCGAGGACGACACGCAGCGTGTCGTCCTGCCACAGCACATCGCCGCCGTCCTCACGGCAGAAGATACAGTCCATCGTCGTCCTCGAGCGGAACCTTTATCGTGCCATTAGACCAGCACGCGCTCGATTCCGCCATTGTTCGCACGCTGGACATAATCCGCCATCCAGTTTTCGCCGAGCACGTGACGCGCGATTTCGACCACGATGTAGTCCGCTTCGACATTCGCGTCTTCGTTGTAGCGCGACAGGCCTTGCAGGCACGACGGGCAGCTGGTCAGTATCTTGACGTCGGTTGCACCGTTGGCGCCATTCGCGCCGTTCGGCTGCGGACCGTCGCCCGCCTTGAGCACCGAACCCGCGGGCGCACCGGCTGCACCTGCCGCCGCGTTCGCCATGTTGATCGCATTCGCGCCCGCGTCGGCGACGACGGGGATGTTGCGCAACTTCGCCGCACCCTTGCGGATTTCCTCTTCCTTGCGGAAGCGCACCTGGGTCGATATATCCGGACGCGTGACCGCGAGCGTGCCCGACTCGCCGCAGCAGCGGTCGTTCTTCTCGATCTTGTAGCCGTCGTTCTTCTCGGTGCCCATCAGTTCGTTGACGAGTTTGACGGGGTCCATCGTCTTGATCGGCGTGTGGCACGGGTCGTGATACATGTAGCGCGTGCCCGTCACGCCGTCGAGCTTGATGCCTTTCTCCAGCAGGAATTCGTGGATATCGATGATCCGGCAGCCCGGGAAGATCTTCTCGAATTCGTAGCCCGCCAGTTGGTCGTAACACGTGCCGCACGACACCACCACCGTCTTGATGTCGAGATAGTTCAGCGTATTCGCGACGCGATGGAACAACACGCGGTTATCGGTGACGATCTGTTCGGCCTTGTCGAACTGGCCCGAGCCGCGCTGCGGATAACCGCAGCACAGATAGCCCGGCGGCAGCACCGTCTGCACGCCCGCTTCCCACAGCATCGCCTGCGTCGCGAGACCGACCTGCGAGAACAGGCGCTCGGAACCGCAGCCGGGGAAGTAGAACACCGCTTCCGAATCGACGGTCGTCGTTTTCGGGTTGCGGATGATCGGGACGATCTTGTTGTCCTCGATGTCGAGCAGCGCGCGCGCCGTTTTCTTCGGCAGATTGCCCGGCATCTTCTTGTTGACGAAGTGGATCACCTGCTCCATCACGGGCGGCTTGCCCGTGGTCGCGGGCGGATGCGCCGTCTGCTTCTTGACGATCTTCTTCAGCACCTCATTGCCGAGGCGCTGCGCCTTGTAGCCGACGCCCATCATCGCGGTGCGCGCGAGGTTGATGGTCTGCGGATTCGTCGCGTTGAGGAAGAACATGCCCGCCGCGTTGCCCGCGTTGAACTTCTTCTTGCCCATCTTGCGCAGCAGGTTGCGCATGTTCATCGTGACGTCGCCGAAGTCGATCTTCACCGGGCACGGCGTCACGCACTTGTGGCAGACAGTGCAGTGATCGGCGACGTCGTTGAACTCGTCCCAATGCTTGATCGACACGCCGCGGCGCGTCTGCTCTTCGTACAGGAACGCCTCGACCAGCAGCGACGTGGCGAGAATCTTGTTGCGCGGGCTGTACAGCAGGTTCGCGCGCGGCACGTGCGTCGCGCAGACGGGCTTGCACTTGCCGCAGCGCAGGCAGTCCTTCACCGAATCGGCGATCGCGCCGATATCGGACTGCTGCATGATCAGCGATTCGTAGCCCATCAGCCCGAACGACGGCGTGTACGCGTTGCGCAGGTCCGCGCCTTCGAGCAGCTTGCCCTTGTTGAAACGGCCATGCGGATCGACGCGCTGCTTGTACGCGCGGAATTCGCCGATTTCGTCTTCCGTCAGGAACTCGAGCTTCGTGATGCCGATGCCATGCTCGCCGGAAATCACGCCATCCAGCGAACGCGCGAGCTTCATGATGCGCGCCACTGCGATATGCGCGTCTTGCAGCATCTCGTAGTTGTCGGAGTTGACGGGGATGTTCGTGTGAACGTTGCCGTCGCCCGCGTGCATGTGAAGCGCGACGAATACGCGGCCGCGCAGCACCTGCTTATGGATGGCCTGCGCTTCGTCGAGAATCGGCTTGAACTCGCCGCCGTTGAAAATCTGGCGCAGTTCCGCGCGGATTTCCTGCTTCCACGACACGCGCACCGTGCGATCCTGC
It encodes the following:
- a CDS encoding DUF3683 domain-containing protein gives rise to the protein MNAPQVFDPHGAAATVATDTEPRLREIPYNYTSFSDREIVIRLLGDEAWAALDELRNERRTGRSARMLYEVLGDIWVVRRNPYLQDDLLDNPKRRALLIEALNHRLTEIEKRRRADLVEHTDEAGVGRAARVETLVAAARRAVDAFASEFDKMADLRRRATKVLGRQTQKDNIRFDGIARVSHVTDATDWRVEYPFVVLTPDTEAEIAGLIKACFELGLTVIPRGGGTGYTGGAVPLTPFSAVINTEKLEQLGAVELTELPGVAHKVPTIFSGAGVVTRRVTEAAEQAGYVFAVDPTSLDASCIGGNVAMNAGGKKAVLWGTALDNLAWWRMVDPEGNWLEVTRLDHNLGKIHDIPVARFELKWFDGEYAPGEKLLRTELLDIEGRRFRKEGLGKDVTDKFLAGLPGIQKEGCDGLITSARWVLHKMPAHTRTVCLEFFGQAREAIPSIVEIKDYLFETSKQGGAILAGLEHLDERYLRAVGYATKSKRNAFPKMVLIGDIVGNDADAVATATSEVIRMANGKSGEGFVAVSAEARKRFWLDRSRTAAIAKHTNAFKINEDVVIPLNRMGEYTDGIERINIELSIKNKLQLVDALEAFFRSGKLPLGKSDDANEIPSAELLEDRVQQALELLGHVKKRWEFLRDKLDLSLREAQHYLVQLGYPGLAEKFADRVDDQPDANVFHIVQDRTVRVSWKQEIRAELRQIFNGGEFKPILDEAQAIHKQVLRGRVFVALHMHAGDGNVHTNIPVNSDNYEMLQDAHIAVARIMKLARSLDGVISGEHGIGITKLEFLTEDEIGEFRAYKQRVDPHGRFNKGKLLEGADLRNAYTPSFGLMGYESLIMQQSDIGAIADSVKDCLRCGKCKPVCATHVPRANLLYSPRNKILATSLLVEAFLYEEQTRRGVSIKHWDEFNDVADHCTVCHKCVTPCPVKIDFGDVTMNMRNLLRKMGKKKFNAGNAAGMFFLNATNPQTINLARTAMMGVGYKAQRLGNEVLKKIVKKQTAHPPATTGKPPVMEQVIHFVNKKMPGNLPKKTARALLDIEDNKIVPIIRNPKTTTVDSEAVFYFPGCGSERLFSQVGLATQAMLWEAGVQTVLPPGYLCCGYPQRGSGQFDKAEQIVTDNRVLFHRVANTLNYLDIKTVVVSCGTCYDQLAGYEFEKIFPGCRIIDIHEFLLEKGIKLDGVTGTRYMYHDPCHTPIKTMDPVKLVNELMGTEKNDGYKIEKNDRCCGESGTLAVTRPDISTQVRFRKEEEIRKGAAKLRNIPVVADAGANAINMANAAAGAAGAPAGSVLKAGDGPQPNGANGANGATDVKILTSCPSCLQGLSRYNEDANVEADYIVVEIARHVLGENWMADYVQRANNGGIERVLV
- the ubiE gene encoding bifunctional demethylmenaquinone methyltransferase/2-methoxy-6-polyprenyl-1,4-benzoquinol methylase UbiE, translated to MTKTHFGYQTVDEQEKAKKVAGVFHSVASNYDLMNDLMSGGLHRAWKAFTIAQANVRPGYKVLDIAGGTGDLSKAFAKRAGETGEVWHTDINESMLRVGRDRLIDKGVITPTLLCDAEKIPFPDNYFDVVTVAFGLRNMTHKDAALAEMCRVLKPAGRLLVLEFSKVWDPLKKAYDVYSFKVLPWLGDRFARDADSYRYLAESIRMHPDQETLKTMMEQAGLDAVKYYNLSAGVVALHVGTKY
- a CDS encoding gamma-butyrobetaine hydroxylase-like domain-containing protein, coding for MSGLKPDTPVPTGVVVHAVSRVLELQYANGNSYRVPFELMRVYSPSAEVRGHGPGQETLQTGKREVTITALEGVGNYALQPTFSDGHNTGIYSWDLLWDLATRQDELWAEYFDKLQAAGVERDAPMPVSSPAHGHRH
- a CDS encoding HIT family protein, coding for MDCIFCREDGGDVLWQDDTLRVVLADEHDYPGFCRVIWNRHVAEFSDLGDGERDRVMRVVYAVERAIRRILQPVKVNLASLGNQVPHVHWHVIPRFSNDAHFPLPIWAPRQRTVSEVMLSQRRAQATLLREAVRGEIEHALA